Within the Haloplanus sp. GDY1 genome, the region GGCGGCTATCAGTACCTGCAATTGTACAGGCGAGCGCTAGAAAGTGATTCTTCAAGAGGAAAGCTTGCCAACCAACTTGGACTACCTGAAACGACAATTCAAAGCTGGCGTCGAGGAAGTAGCCCGTATGTTCACAATGCGCTGTCTACCGCTCATGAACGCGGCTGGCTAACTGCCTCTTCTGATGATGACATTCCCTTAGCACTAACAGCTATTCTTGCTTGGATATTTTCTCAAGGATCGATTCGAGCTGAATCATACTATCCCATTTTTCGGCTTAGTTCTCCTGATCAACGGTCGTACTTCGAAACGATTGCTGATGACCTTGATCTCTCATATTCGATCATTCGATCGGAAGATCCCACTCGTTCAACCGAGGTTCGACCTATAGAGGACGGCACAGTTCTCGGACGAGTTCTCCATATTCTTGGAGCACCACTCAGTGAGAGTACTCAACAGATATCACTGCCACCTGTGTATCTTTATCATTATCCAGAACATGCACACCGATTTATTACGATATGGATGAAACAGCATAGTGATCCAAACGGACAACTAACGCTCACCGTTCCGCCACGCCTTGGAAAGCCATTTGCTGATGCTCTGGAGGCTCTAATGACCGAGCAACTCTCCTGGTCAACAACACGGAACTCGGAGTGCGAGATCGGGATACTCCCGAAAGAGAATCCGTAGCTCTTCCGGTTATTTCTCTCACCCAGCCGTTCGTTCCGATTGTGCGGGGGTTGTCCGTGGACCAGTCCTGTGGCCAGAGTAGGCGCTGACACTCTCCGACGGCTACTATGGGATTAGTTCCTCCAATGGATTGCACCCATGGAAACAGAGAGGTTAGTGGGTTCGTCGTCACAGTGGACAATGTCCTGTGTTTCGGGCTGTGCCAGTACAACCTCGCCTCGGACAGCGGTTTCGAGAACTTGCCAAAGGGCTCGTCTGCTGATGTTCAGCACGCCGTTTTTATTCTCCACACTATGGTCAAAAGAACGGGTGGTACGTGGTCACAGTCAAACCAGAGAAGACGACAGTGGAGTGCCCGTCATGCGGTACGAGTATATAAGTCGTTGTGGGTGTGTGAGTCCTCGTGCCTGCCGTGGGAGTTTGAAACGGACAGAGTCTGGGATGCGGCTCTGAACCTCCTCTCGCGAAGACTCTCGAAACTAGGAGAGACATCCAAAGATATGCCTGCAGAGACTGCGACCGCTGTGTCTACCAACGGTGGCGAGTCTCGTCCATCGTTGTGGCTGCAAGTCGCGTCGTAGATGTAGGAAATTCCGTTTAAAGAAGCGATGTCAATCGCTGAGGAGGGTGGAATCGTTCACTTGAACAGACTAACTGCTATCGGCTGAGTATTCAAAAAAGAAATCCGCGGTGGGATACCGATGACCGCTTTCGGCGGTCAGTCGTAGTTAGCTTAGTTGTCGCGCCGGGTCGCGAGCAGCGCAGCCGCGAGCAGCGCGATGACAGCGACGATGGCACCGAAGCCGGGGCCGCCACCCGAGGTGGGCGTCGGCGTGTCAGTCGGCTCAGCCGTCGCCGTCGCCGTCGGTTCGGGCGTCGCCGTCGCCGTCGGCTCCGGCGTCGCCGTCTCCGTCGGCGTCGGTTCCGGCGTCTCCGTCGGTTCCGGCGTCGCCGTCTGGACGTTCTGGACGATCTCGACGTCAACTATGTCCGTGTTGTAGCTGTCGTCGGCCTCGAGGATGTACGAGCCGGTCTGCACGTCCTCGAGCTCCATCGAGACCATCCAGGTCCCGTCGAAGGACCATTCCTCGGTCGTCGTCAGCGCGACCGAGTCGCCGTCCTGCGTCAGCAGTTCGACGGTGATGGAGTTGTCGTCGGGGCGCAGGTTCGTGCCACCCTCGGCGACCAGCGTGTCGTCAACGCCGACCGGGTTGACACCCGAGGCTTCCATGCCTTCGGGGTAGACCGTGTTGATGGTCGTCTGCGCGTCCGCGTAGCGGAAGCGCGTCGTGACCATCCGGTCGTCGCTCGCGACTTCCTCGGTCGTCTGATCGAGGATACGCGAGCGGACCTGCTGGCCCGTCAGACCCGAGTTGTCGTTGTCCAGGTTCGCGACGAACTCCTGGAAATCACCGCTGGACTGGCCAGCGACGTCACCGAAGCTACCGTCACCGAAGTTGTCGTCACGACCGGGGATCAAGACGTGGGCACTGACCTCGCCCTCTGCGATGCCACTGCCACCCGCCGACGTGGAGACCGTGAGGTCGTCCTCGTCGAACGTGTTGTCGTCGTCGACGCTGACCGTGTGGAACGCCGTGTTCCCACGCTCACCGACGAAGACGATGTAGGCCTGCTGCGAGCCGAAGGCCGTCCCGGACACGTTGACCGAGTTGTCCTCGACGGCCACCTGGCCGCCGACGGTCTTGAAGCTCGCCTGCAGTTCCGTGTCGAGCACCCGCAGCGACTTCTGGGAGCTCGTGTTCGTGTTGAAGTTCGACGTGCTGATCGTCTCGGGCGGCGTCGCGCCGATACCGCCGGCATCAACGACGCCGAGCCGGTAGGTCCCGGGCTGGGACAGCTCGTTGTTACCGGGCTCGTTACCCTGCGAGAGGATCACGTCTTCCTCTTCGAACGTGCCGTCAGCATCGACGGTCAGCGTGTCCGAGCCGTCGATGTCGAGCAGCTGGTAGTCGTTCTGCCGGCGGACGTAGAAGGCGACCTCCTCGATGCCCTCGGAGGCCGTCCCGTTCACGTCCACCTCGCTCCCGACAACGTACGTGTTGCCGGGCGACTCGATCGAGAGGTCACCCTGCTCGATGGAGATCGACTGATCGTCGACCTCAGCTTCTTCGGTCGGGGTCGAGCCCAGCTCGAAGGGCACGAGGTAGCCCTGCTCGTACAGGTACATGTCGATGTCGGAGTCATCGAGGTACTGCGTCTCGATCTGACCGACACCGAGGCCCGTGCCGTCGTCGATCGTCACGGTCGCGTACGCGTAGTCGACCGTGCCGCTGGGCGTGGTGCCGCGCGGGACAGCCGTGTTGCCGCCGTCGGTGACGACACCGACCTCGTCGGTGTCACCGACGTTGCGGAAGATCCGCTGGGCGTCCTCACCGGAGAGGCCGTCGCGGAAGTCGTCGGATTCGATCAGGACCGTGTGCTGGTCGCCAGCGTCCGAGCCCTGGATCTCGAAGCGGACGTCCTCACCGCGGACGACGTCGTCCTCGTCGATCTGGAGGCTCGGGTCGTCGTCGCCGGTGACCGTGATGGTCGTCGACTGGGACGCCTCACCGAAGCCGAGGTCGTCCGTGCCGGCGAGCGAGATGGTGTATGTGCCCGTGCCAGTGTCCGAGAGGTCAAGGTCGTAGCCGACCTCGTTGGAGCTGATGTCCTGGCCGTTGACGTCAGTGCCTTGGTCGCTCTCGCCCTTGACGGCGTCGTTAGCGACGTCGCCGGTCACGTCGAGACCGGTGTCGTCCTCGACCGTCAGTTCGAGGTCTTCGGCTTCCTCGTAGTTCCAGGCACCGACGACGGTGAGTTGACCGGCGCCGGACTGGTCGCTCTGACCCTCGCCGACGGAGCCGCCGGCGATGTCCTCACCGTTCGTGTTGAGCACTTCGAGCGTGGTGACACGCGGCGTGGTGACGACAACACCGTCGGCGCCAGGCGTGCCATCAGTGGTGTAGCGACCGGTCTCCTGGCTCTGCGGGACGTCCGGGAGGTTGAGGGGGACACCCTCAGCGTCGCCGGCCGTCTTCAGGAGTTCCTCGCCAGCGAGGTCGCCACCGAGCTGGAGGCCGGACTCGCCCTGGAAGACGGTTGCACCGGGGAGGATGAACCCTTCACCGTCCGCGGTGTTGAATTCACCCGTCCCGTCCTGGTTGGCGGCACGGTTGTCACCGTCGGGGTCAACCTCGCCGTCATCACCGTTGTCCCCGTTACCATCATCTGCTTCGATGGTGACGGTCGTACTGACGGTGGTGCTGGAGGTGCTGCCTTCGATGAAGGCTTCAGCGTCAACCTGCTGATCACCAGTTGCTGCGTCCGAAGCCACCTCGAAGGTGACCGTCGTGGTGAGAGTCTCGCCAGGCTGGATGGGACCGCTGAGGCCGTAGAGGACGCTCTGCGGTTCGCCTCCAAGACCAGATGCCCCATCGCCTTCGATACTCGTTGCTTCGACGCCGCTGGGCGTCGTGAACTCGATACGGCCTGCGTCACCGGCCTCGTCGCCGGTATTTGTATAGTCGTACGTTACCGTGAACGTGTCTCCCTGCTGTGCGCTCCCAGCGTCATCAGGGGCACTAAGGCCAACCTGTGGCGCGGCAGCGGCAGGGGCAGAGACCGCGAAGATGGACAGCACCATGAGGGCTGCCATCGTAACTGCTCTGATTTGCTTTCGTGTCATGTTCTATGTGTTTTAGCTGTTGAGCGCAGCAATGACAGCTTGCGCTCCGCTCGGGTCGATTTGGTTATTGTTCAGTGCCGCAATGGCATCCTGTGCTTCACCGGGCTGAATGCCAGCCTCGCCGTTCGTGTCGAACTGATCGACAACGGAGTTGCCACCGTTCGGCGGAGACGGCTCAGCGCCGGTAACAACGATGTCGTTAGTCGTTGTATTACCGGCGTCAATCGGATTCTCGGTTACCGCGGAACCGGACAGACCACCGTCCGTGGTGGCAACCATCCGATACTCGAATCCAGACGGCACGTTGGTGAACACATACGAGCCGCCCTGTCCAATCTCGGAAGTGGCGACTACGTTGTTGGTGCCCAGTCGGTAGAGGCTAACAGTTGCCTGACCGGCAGCCAACTCGTCATCGTCTTCGTTTACGACATCGCCGGTGATTTCACCGACGCCGTAGACGCTGACGGTTGCCTCCTCACTGTTGGACGTCGAGTAGGGAGTCCCATCATTGGCCTCGGTCGAGGCAGTGACGTTCGTGTTCCCAATGTTCTCTGCCTGGAACTCTACCGTGGCGTCTCCGTTGCTATCTGTCGTGACGGTCGTGGAGTTGGGATCCAGGATGTCGTTGTTCGTCAGTTCGAGAGTAACATCCTGATCTCCAGCTGGCAGCCATGCATCGGTGCTGCCTCTTGGACGCTGTTCAACGGTGACTGTCGCGTTTGCCGTTCCTTCGCTCGCGATATTGGCCGTCTTATTCCCATTGTCAACCGTCACATCGAGACGGTACTCAGTGGGAAGCTGTTCAATGACGAGGTTTGCAGTAGTCGTTTGGCCCTGGTCGACTTCATTGTCATTTGCAGTGGCCGTCGTATAGCCCCTGCGTTCAACAGTGATGTCGTAGGTTCCAACAGGAACGCGCAGCGTGTATTCGCCATCTGCGTTCGTCCTCGTCGATGCGGTCACACCGCCACCGGTTGCTCGGACAATCGCGTTCGCGACGTCGTCGTTCTGTGTGTCGGAGACACGACCGGAGAGATAGCCACCATTAGCGGTGTCAACGACTTCCAGCTGGGTGAAGGTCGTCGACGCGATGTCGTCTCCTCCACTATCAACGAACGACGCGCTGATACCGTAGTTGGTGGTGCTGGTAACGCTCGGTGCGTTAGTCGTGACATCCACTTGGAATTCGATGTCACGGACCCCATCGTCCGGCTGAATCCCGAACTGGATTGTGTCATCAACCCCATCGCCGTCGGGGCCGTCAACCAGTTCGGCACTGCTTGAGATCGAGACCTGATTATCGTTGTTCGCGAACTCGGCAGAAACGCCGTTAACGGAGAGGCCTTCCTGCGCGATTTCGTTCGCGACAGTAACATTCACCGTGTCACTGTCACCATCGGTCTGGACATCAGTCACAGTGAACCGGATGATGTGATTGTCAATATTCGATCCTTCTGTTACACTTGCCGGGTCAATAGCGGTGTTTCCAGCAATGTCACCGCTATTTCCAGCCCCGGAAGTGACGGTATTTGCTGCGGCAGCTGTTCCAGCGAATGCAATGGATCCTCCCATTACGGAAAGGACCATTATCATGGCCAGGAACAGACCGCGCAACTTGTCTGTTGGTCTTGTCATGTCTTATCGTGGTGCGTTTCTGTCGGCGTCGGCAAGCTTCCGCCCACTGCGATCCGCCACTCACTGCAAAGTGACGCCCGCAAGGGGGTACTCACTTCCAACACCATGGGTAGGGGTACATTCGCCACGTGATCCCCTGCTTATAAATTCTTTGTGGTCGTTGATGTGTATGGGTGAGTGTGACACTCCGGAAAACAAGCAATAGAGCTAATTTGGGGCGAATTTACAGAACTCCCCTGTGAAATACTCAACATATATCGGACGTCTGTCAGACAATAAGCGTACGAAGCATTTCTCGCAGTAAGGACATCCCGTGCCAACTATCTAGTCTCAACACAGACTGTGAACCTCCACTCACACCGAGCGGTGCTGACTAAGCCTCTGCAACGGTACGCTTACGAGCCAACTTGGAAGCTCCTGTCCCAAGGAATCGAGCCGTCAGGCGATCTGTCGAGAGGACGAACCTCCGGAAGATTCGTGTCGAGAGTGGTGGTTTCTTCGGAATCGCTCCGTGTGTAAAAAGGACGTTCGCCAACACCCACAGATTATACAACGAGACCGCGAACAGGAAGTAGAACAATCATACCGAGAACGTCGGTGACGACGTTCTCGGCAGAAAGTCGTCGATCTTCCGATACGATGTCTCGATGCCTCAGCGGCGGAACGCCGTCGCGTACGCTCTGGCTGTCTCTGGTTCTACAGGTGGAGTAGGTCGAGTGTCTTGGGGCTTGATTCCGGGGCGGTTCACGTCTGGTTCGTGACGAACCAGACGTGTTCAACCTCGCTCGTTCGAGGAGGCACGGCGAAGACAGTGACATCGACCGATGCTGTCGGTGGCCGCTTTCACTGCATCTGGTAGGCATCGATGACCATCTCAGCGCCGACGCTGAGACGGGCTTTCATCCCCCTGCTCGGCCGCGCACGGATAATGAACTAATATAATATCCGATCGGTCTAACTCTGCGAAGATGTGAACCTGGTAGAATCGCCGGTTGAGGTAACCGTATCTGATTGAGACATATCGACGCGCTTTGACGATGAGTGAGCGATCGGCTTTCGTGCGAAGCAGGAAGCCGATCGCGTTTATCGAGCTCACGGCGAGGGTGAATCGAACACTGGGAGCGGCGATGCAGAGCGTCGCAAAGCAGTACGCTCGGTTCGTTCCGAGATCAGGATAGGTGATGAGGACGTGGTCTGTGTCGGCTGAACCGTAGACCTGTCACTCGTGGCCGTCGATCGCGACGTCGGCATGAGGAGGAAGCAACCGAAGTGACTGAGACGGTTTATTGTGCCGTGTTGAATAGTGCTCTCTGAGCCATGACGAAGTGACACCAGTTTTGAACTCACCGGCATCAGCCCCTGACAAAGCCACTCAAATTTCGACTGTCCCGACCAGCACCGCTATTCAACACGGCGGTTTATTCTACGTCATTATCGGTGGTTCGCCAAGACGGCTCGGCGAACCACCAGTACACAGTTACAACCCTCCGTATGAAGGACGTGAAAGAGGCTAGGCGTTGATGGCGGCCGCGTTAAGCTGTCGAAGATGGTAGAGCAGCGATTTCGCGAGTGGGTTCCAAGCCGTCGATGTAGAGTCACCCGGCTCGGAGCAAGCCAGTTGAACGGTCTTGCCACTCGTATTGGCGAACTCCTGAATCGAACGCGATTCAAGAGTGGACCTCCTCAAAGTCTGTTCTCGTGTAGGACCCACATGGTTTGATTCCGAAGTCTAGGGCCGGGTAGACGAGGGTTGAGGCAGCACAGCAGCATGTTTTGCCTCGGTTGTGTCGACCATATCGAGAGCTACGAGCCGAGCAGTCAGTCCGATTCAGCAACTACTGTTTAGTGCGGGGAGGAGGTCAATAACCCGCTGAACAGTCGCGGGATTTATGTGCTATTTGAACGGAAGTGGTGATATGCCGCCGGATATCTATGAAGAGACTGACAATCTTTTATCTGAGTATCCCGATCTCGAAGAGGATCTGGCTATCATAGTAAAGAAGGACCAACGGGGAACGTGGGAGTTTAGTGAAATTCCCCTTGATTCGGGTCTCTTTGGGGAGCTAGTGTCCCGAGGGATTGCTGAACAGTCTGGTGAGGGCTATCGTCTTGTTGATCGGCAGGCTGTTGCAGACGCACTACACGGTGATGCCCCCAAGAGGACACAGTCGAAGGGGAGTGAGGATACTCGGATTGAGAGAGTCTTGTCTGATATTACCCTGAAACGAGTCGGAGCTATACTTGGAAGCCTCCTATTGGTTGTTGGATTTCGACTCTTTGCCTATCCGCAGGTCTTTCAGAATGGGGATATCGTTCTTCTCGGAAATGACCCATATTACTACCGCTACTGGGTAGAAACCCTCCTCGCCAATACTGAAGGACCAATTACTCTCAAGACTCTGGGTTCACTTCCGGAACCAGTAGCGAACGGTGAGCCGCTCTTCGTAGTGACGCTCGTGGTAGCCGCGACGTTTCTGGGTGGTAATTCGACTGCGGCCGGTGTTACGCTTGCGTGGTATCCGGTCGTCTCGGCTGTCTTTGTTGGAGGGATCACATACCTTCTGGCAACCCGCCTATTTGCCGACCGGCGTGTCGGTGTTGCAACTGTGGGAATGCTCGCGATAATTCCTGTCCACGGATTCCGGAGTGGGCTTGGATTTGCTGATCATCATGCATTTGATTATTTCTGGCTCGCCGCCACGATGCTGACGCTTGTTATTCTTTCTGAGCAGCATAAACTTCGAGACTCGCGACTCTGGATTGCTATTGGGGGATTCGGGCTTGCAACTACCGGACAGGTTCTTGCCTGGGAGGCTGGGCCACTCCTGCTTCTCCCGATTGGCCTCTTCCTTGCAACCCGCTCCCTACTCGATATCCAGGCAGATCGATCACCTCTCCGGTTTGGCGGTCCGGTTTTGATTGGATTGGGCTTTTGTTCACTGCTTGTGTACCTTGCTCATCGTGGCCTCGCCTGGCATACGTCTGCCGTAGTGTCTGCTCCATTTCTCCTCTTTGTTGGGAGCAGTGGGATCATATTCTTCGCTGAAGGTGCTTGGAGATGGGATCTCTCCCCGAAATACGTCGCTACGGGTGAAGTTGTCGGGCTCCTTGCCGGCGTTAATCTGCTCCCCAAACTCGTTCCAAGTGTCGCAACGACACTAGCCCGCGGGCGTACATTCTTAGTTCAAACAGAGGGGATCGCTGAGTCGATATCTATACTCAGTGGGAGACTTGGCTCGATCTTTGGTCCTGCGTTCCTATTTGGATGGGTCCTTTTCCTTGCGTTACCGTACCTCTGCTGGCTCAGTTTTCGAGCATATCGAGAGCATGACTCTGTAGCCCTTGTCCCAGTCGTGTACGGGTGGACGTTCTTGATCCTTGCCGTAGTTCAACTCCGCTTTGCTGGTGAACTATCGATTCCCATCGCAGTGCTTGCTGGCCTTGGGTTTGTGCATCTCACCGCATGGATTGATCTCTCACGTGGGCTTCCTGACTTCAGTGACTATAGGCCGCCAGAATCGACCGGTACGCCGTCTCAACCCGTATCACTGTCTATCCCTGATCGCCGAACTGTCCTTTTACTGTTCGTGACCTTCCTGTTAATCGGCAGTATGAGTTTTGCAATGACCCCGCTAAAAACGAATCAGCTGGTTATCTCAGATGAAGAGTACCAAGCTGTGACGTGGATGGACGAGTATTCGGCTGAGCAGGATTGGGAGTATCCTGAGAATTACGTACTCAGTATCTGGGGAAAGAATCGATTCTACAACTATTTCGTAAGTGGTGAGGCAGCATCATATCAGTATGCGGAATCACATTACGGTGAGTTTCTCACATCCTCCGCTGGGGAACAATGGTACTCTCAACTTCATGATCGAGTTGGCTTTATCGTCCTGAGAGACTCACCACCAGGACCGGACTTTACTGCTGAATCACTACAGACTCGCCTCCACACCCACTATGGTAGCGAGAGTGCTGCTGCGTCCGGATTATCCCATTACCGCCTAGTCTATATTAGCGACGATGCCTCATTAACTGTCTTCACCCTTGTTCCAGGCGCGCGGTTGGCTGGCACAGCCCCACCTGGGTCAACAGTCTCCGTCTCGACAACTCAGTCCGTTACCGGGGAGCAATTCACCTATTCGCGCACGGTTGAAGCAGATTCGACTGGGCAGTACGCGGTCACCGTTCCGTATCCGGGAGAGTATACGGTTGGTGGCAGTCAAATGCAGGTCTCGCCAACAGCAATCACCGCGAATGAGACCATCTCAGTTCCTGCTGAGGCGTGAACTACCCCACTTACTCGCTCGCGCTGACGCGCTTGCTCCGTGAGGCAGGGGGCTCCGTGGAAGGTTCCTCTATCTCCGAGAGGCTTTCGACTTGGGGCGTCCACAGCCCGCTCTACACCCTCCTCGGACTCAAATAAAACCAACAGGCTGTTACGTTAGTCTGAAATTCTGTAGGGTGATCCTTCACTCGTGCGGCGCGAGGCAGGAGGGCAAATACGTATGGATCGCTCAGTACTCGTCGCAATCGCTGCTGGTGTGCTTCAGGGCATTTTTGAGTGGCTCCCCATCTCTAGCGAGGGAAATATCACAATTGTACTCGCTTGGCTTGGAGAAAGTCCCCAACAAGCAGTGGCCTTTGCCCTCTTTCTCCATCTCGGGACAGCACTCTCTGCGACAGCATACTATCGCCACGAAATCGCTACTGAGCTGGCAACGATTCGAACATGGCGTCCGGAAGTGGCACGTCAGGAAGCGTATGCGAAAACAACCTTTCTTGCGGTCGCGACACTCGTCTCCGGTGGCGTTGGCCTGAGCGCATATCTGCTTCTCTCGGAACTCGTCTCTGCGTTGACTGGCGGGGCTATTGTCATCGTCATTGGTGTGTTGCTTCTGCTGACTGGTGTCTTTCAGCGACTCTCAACCACGGTCGAGGACACTTCCCAGAAGACACCAACACTCTGGGATGCGGTTTTGGTTGGGATTGCCCAAGGCCTTGCGATCCTTCCAGGGATTTCTCGCTCTGGCTCGACGACAGGTGTCCTCCTTCTGCGTGGCTACGAGGCCCCCACGTCGTTCCGACTCTCGTTTCTGCTCTCGATTCCAGCCGCACTCGGCGGGGGATTCTTAGCGGCCTTTGATACTGGATTGGCTAGCCTGACGCTTGTGAGTGGTACGATTGCTCTGGTCACGGCAGCTGTTGTTGGATATCTTACGATTGATGCACTCATGCGAGTCGTCAATCGGGTATCCTTCTGGGCCGTCTGCCTTGGTCTGGGAGGTCTTGCTATCCTTGGCGGTATTCTCTTGGTGTGACTTCTCGTGAGAAGGAAGGAGAAGAATCGTCTTATGAGATACTAACTATTAACTCGGCTTTGAATGTCGAGTATCTACCACTATCTCGACTGGAATGGCGGCTGAGACCGTGTTCAAACGGACGGAGTGGTCAGTCGCAGACGCTACGGCTCTCCGTTGGAGGACCAAACGGCAAACGGCGTGACAGCTGCTTTCAGTCACTCTCGAGAATGGCAACAATATCGGAGAGATCGAAGAGACGGAGGTCATCACGCTCGTCTGCAGCTTCCTCAACCGAGCGTTTGAAGCCAGAACGGCTGAACAGGGCAAATTCATATGTCGGCTCATCACCTCCAGTGGGTGTCCAGTCGATGTGCTCCACGTCGTCTTCGAGATTCGAAAGCACGTCATAGCCGAGGGGAGTGCTGGTGAATTTCGCTTCGCCGGCGATTAGCGTTGACTCATCAGTTGGGGCGACGACATCTACCTCCCGGCCCTTGTACCACCACTGGCGTGGCACCTGTGTGAGCTGGTAGTCTGCATAGAGCGCCGGCACCGCCTGGTGACAGAGCGATTCGAATGTTTCGCTGACGAAGTCGGGCAATTCCGGTTCGATGAGATCCGCGTAGGCGTTCTCGCCGTAAAGTTCGTACTGGCCTCCACGGCCGTAGAGATACCGGAAGTAAAACCGGAATACTGGATCCTGAATCTTGTATCGCGTCCGCTTGCTGCGTGCCGGGTCAGCGAGTGCTGGATGGTGTTTCTCGATGATCTGGAGCGTTTCCAGCCGGTCAAAGTAGTACGACGTGTTGGTACTCTCGATGCCGGCTCCCTGGGCGATCTCGTTTCGACTGCGGTTCCCGCTGGCCATCGATTCCAGTACGGAAAAATACGTGTTCACCTCGGTGAGTTCCATCTGAAGGACGGTTTCAGGCTCGTCGTGGAGTGGGCCATCCGGGTCGCACAGCAGCCGCGTGATGTTCTCTCCGAGGTTCTGTGATGGATCGAGTGGGCTGAGATATCGGGGTGTGCCACCGAAGACGCCATAGACGAATACCCGTTCTTCGGGATCGTACGTCGGCACGAACTCTTGGATAGAGCGAAACGGCAGCTGGGCGAGTTCGAGACGGCCATTCGGTGTCTGAGATACCCGGCCGTAGAGTGGCGCACCGCCATCGAGGACGTGGGTATGAATCATACCGATTGCAGAGCCTGTGAGTACGAGCGTTGCCTGACTCTCGTCGACAGCTGTACCCCACAGGTGTTGAATGACCGACGGGAACCCCTCGTTCGATTCGATGAGGTACGGGAATTCGTCGATAACGATGATGGCGTCTCTGTCGGTGAGGTACGTCAAGAGCGGTTCCCATTCCTCTTTGACGGCCGTGATGTCTGGATAGGTCGTCGCTGCTGCTTCGACGAATCGCCTAAGTTGTGTCGTCGCTGTTCCTTGGACTGCCTGATAGTACACAGCATCGTCGCGGTCGGCAATCGATTGGCGGACGAGTTCGCTCTTGCCGATTTGACGGCGCCCATAGATAATGGCGAGCTCTGCAGCGTCACTCTCGTAGAGGGCCTGCAACCGATCGAGTTCATCGAGACGATTGACGAACTGGTCCATACTCCCAGTCGTGGTGGGGAGAACATACGTGCTTCGAAGTTAGAGGTAGAACTATAATAGTCTGCACGATAATATTCTGAGCTCTAATATAGAGGGCCAATGATACAGACCGATAGCGCATACCTCCGTCTTCAGGCGGAGGTCAAGCGATAGGCATAGTGCGTCAATCCACGAATCCCGCCATTACTGGATTTCCCACGCTTCACCGAGGGTATTAAGACGCCGACGAACCATAGTGTGCAATACGGATGAAGACCACACGGCACGCGACCTACAACCTCAACTACCACATAGTGTGGTTGCTGAAGTACCGACAGTCGGTACTTGTCAAGGAGGTCGCCGACCGTGTGCGAGACATCCTCCACGAAATCGCCGACGACAAGGGCTTAGAGATTATCGACCTGACCGTTCAGCCCGACCACATCCACCTGTTCGTCAGTAGCCCACCGAAACACGCGCCCTCACTTCTCGCCAACTGGTTCAAGGGTATCTCCTCGCGGAAATACAACCACCGCTACGCCGACAACGAGGGCGAGAAGATTCGATGGGCGCGGGGCTACTACGCAGGGACGGCGGGGCACGTATCCAGCGAAACGGTACAGGACTACATTCAGCGTCACGGGGAGGGCGACCAATGACCGAAC harbors:
- a CDS encoding STT3 domain-containing protein, which translates into the protein MPPDIYEETDNLLSEYPDLEEDLAIIVKKDQRGTWEFSEIPLDSGLFGELVSRGIAEQSGEGYRLVDRQAVADALHGDAPKRTQSKGSEDTRIERVLSDITLKRVGAILGSLLLVVGFRLFAYPQVFQNGDIVLLGNDPYYYRYWVETLLANTEGPITLKTLGSLPEPVANGEPLFVVTLVVAATFLGGNSTAAGVTLAWYPVVSAVFVGGITYLLATRLFADRRVGVATVGMLAIIPVHGFRSGLGFADHHAFDYFWLAATMLTLVILSEQHKLRDSRLWIAIGGFGLATTGQVLAWEAGPLLLLPIGLFLATRSLLDIQADRSPLRFGGPVLIGLGFCSLLVYLAHRGLAWHTSAVVSAPFLLFVGSSGIIFFAEGAWRWDLSPKYVATGEVVGLLAGVNLLPKLVPSVATTLARGRTFLVQTEGIAESISILSGRLGSIFGPAFLFGWVLFLALPYLCWLSFRAYREHDSVALVPVVYGWTFLILAVVQLRFAGELSIPIAVLAGLGFVHLTAWIDLSRGLPDFSDYRPPESTGTPSQPVSLSIPDRRTVLLLFVTFLLIGSMSFAMTPLKTNQLVISDEEYQAVTWMDEYSAEQDWEYPENYVLSIWGKNRFYNYFVSGEAASYQYAESHYGEFLTSSAGEQWYSQLHDRVGFIVLRDSPPGPDFTAESLQTRLHTHYGSESAAASGLSHYRLVYISDDASLTVFTLVPGARLAGTAPPGSTVSVSTTQSVTGEQFTYSRTVEADSTGQYAVTVPYPGEYTVGGSQMQVSPTAITANETISVPAEA
- a CDS encoding carboxypeptidase-like regulatory domain-containing protein encodes the protein MTRPTDKLRGLFLAMIMVLSVMGGSIAFAGTAAAANTVTSGAGNSGDIAGNTAIDPASVTEGSNIDNHIIRFTVTDVQTDGDSDTVNVTVANEIAQEGLSVNGVSAEFANNDNQVSISSSAELVDGPDGDGVDDTIQFGIQPDDGVRDIEFQVDVTTNAPSVTSTTNYGISASFVDSGGDDIASTTFTQLEVVDTANGGYLSGRVSDTQNDDVANAIVRATGGGVTASTRTNADGEYTLRVPVGTYDITVERRGYTTATANDNEVDQGQTTTANLVIEQLPTEYRLDVTVDNGNKTANIASEGTANATVTVEQRPRGSTDAWLPAGDQDVTLELTNNDILDPNSTTVTTDSNGDATVEFQAENIGNTNVTASTEANDGTPYSTSNSEEATVSVYGVGEITGDVVNEDDDELAAGQATVSLYRLGTNNVVATSEIGQGGSYVFTNVPSGFEYRMVATTDGGLSGSAVTENPIDAGNTTTNDIVVTGAEPSPPNGGNSVVDQFDTNGEAGIQPGEAQDAIAALNNNQIDPSGAQAVIAALNS
- the csg gene encoding HVO_2072 family ArtA-dependent S-layer glycoprotein; amino-acid sequence: MAALMVLSIFAVSAPAAAAPQVGLSAPDDAGSAQQGDTFTVTYDYTNTGDEAGDAGRIEFTTPSGVEATSIEGDGASGLGGEPQSVLYGLSGPIQPGETLTTTVTFEVASDAATGDQQVDAEAFIEGSTSSTTVSTTVTIEADDGNGDNGDDGEVDPDGDNRAANQDGTGEFNTADGEGFILPGATVFQGESGLQLGGDLAGEELLKTAGDAEGVPLNLPDVPQSQETGRYTTDGTPGADGVVVTTPRVTTLEVLNTNGEDIAGGSVGEGQSDQSGAGQLTVVGAWNYEEAEDLELTVEDDTGLDVTGDVANDAVKGESDQGTDVNGQDISSNEVGYDLDLSDTGTGTYTISLAGTDDLGFGEASQSTTITVTGDDDPSLQIDEDDVVRGEDVRFEIQGSDAGDQHTVLIESDDFRDGLSGEDAQRIFRNVGDTDEVGVVTDGGNTAVPRGTTPSGTVDYAYATVTIDDGTGLGVGQIETQYLDDSDIDMYLYEQGYLVPFELGSTPTEEAEVDDQSISIEQGDLSIESPGNTYVVGSEVDVNGTASEGIEEVAFYVRRQNDYQLLDIDGSDTLTVDADGTFEEEDVILSQGNEPGNNELSQPGTYRLGVVDAGGIGATPPETISTSNFNTNTSSQKSLRVLDTELQASFKTVGGQVAVEDNSVNVSGTAFGSQQAYIVFVGERGNTAFHTVSVDDDNTFDEDDLTVSTSAGGSGIAEGEVSAHVLIPGRDDNFGDGSFGDVAGQSSGDFQEFVANLDNDNSGLTGQQVRSRILDQTTEEVASDDRMVTTRFRYADAQTTINTVYPEGMEASGVNPVGVDDTLVAEGGTNLRPDDNSITVELLTQDGDSVALTTTEEWSFDGTWMVSMELEDVQTGSYILEADDSYNTDIVDVEIVQNVQTATPEPTETPEPTPTETATPEPTATATPEPTATATAEPTDTPTPTSGGGPGFGAIVAVIALLAAALLATRRDN